The genome window TCAAAATCAGCGTGCCGTCGCTCCCCAGCTCGGTGCCGCTCTGGTCGGTGATCGCCGGCTTCGGCATCTCCGTCGCCATCGGCGTGTTCTTTGGCCTTTTTCCCGCCATGAAAGCCGCCAAGCTCGACCCCGTCGAAGCCTTACGCTACGAGTAGTACGATGTGGCTGTTCCCACAGCCCGAGGTTGAGCTGACGACGCCCGCTGAAGTGCCCTTGCTCATCAGCGACGTACGTCTGGAGCAAACCCTTTTCCGGCGTCCGCTCCGCCTGCATTACGCCCTCACCAATACCTCTGGCCGCAGTCTGCGCGCCTGGAATACGTCCTGGTATTTTCAAATCCGCCGCCACGGCCAATTGGAGGGCGCCCCAAGCACCTGCACTTCGGTCGTGGTGGCTCCGCACAAATCGGGGCGAGGTTACTTCGCGCCGGGCACAACACGGCAGTGCAGCCAAGAACTGAATTTCAAGCCCAGAATCCAACCCATCGTCAAAATCACCGGCAAGGCTGACTATGCCGGCTTTGTCGAGGGCGGCACCGTCGGCCCCGGCGGCCCGCCAGGGAAGCGCCCGACGTCGTGCTAGAATGACAGCATGCCAGCAAAGCGGCAAACGCGTCAAAAACTGTCGGTGCGTCTTTCTGAACCGCTGTTCCGGAGGTTCAAGAGCTCGGCCGCGGGTCGCGGTCTCTCATTGCAGGCGGCTACCGAGGCGGCCCTCGATGCGTGGCTGGCCAAGCCCGCCGCCAGCCTGGATTCGCCCCATGGCACCCTGCGCGGCTTTCTGGCGGATGTCGATGTATGGGCGGAGCGCCAGCACGATCGCGCCACCGAAAAGGCCCACGAGCGCCGTCTGGCGGATATCGGGTCGCGCACTCGTGGCGCCGCCCGATGAAGGATTTCGTTCTCGATTCCTGGGCTCTGCTGTGCTGGCTGCATAATGAACCAGCCGCAGGCGCAGTTGAGGAACTCTGGCAAGGCGCCGGCAGCGGAATTTGCGCGCTGCACATGTGTATCCTGAATCTCGGCGAGGTCTTCTACATCACCGTCCGCCGTCGTGGATGGCCCGCCGCGGAGCACATCGACGCCTATGTCCGCTCCCGGGTGCATATCCATGCCGTCCCCAACGACCTGGTATTGCGCGCAGCCTCCCTCAAAGCCTCCCATCCGATCTCGTACGCGGACGCGTTTGCGGCAGTTACCGCCCTGGAGATGGACGCTCCGTTAGTTACCGGCGATCCGGAGATCCGCGCGATGGCGCGGACCGTGCCGCAGCTCCAACTTCACTGGCTGGAGAATTAGCCGTGGGCCGGGCCAGCAGCACCCATTGCCCATGCGCGGCGCGACGAAACACCGGATGCAGGTGCAACCGCGCCAGCCACGCGGCGGGCGGCGCCGGCCGGGCGAAGTTAAAATACTCCTGCGCCCAGCGCGTCCAGAAGGGCGTGTCATCGGCAACGTTCAGTGTCGGCTGATAGGTGCGGCTGTAGAGGTATAGTTCCGCCGGCGTGCCGCGCAGCCCGGCCAGCGTCTCGCGGCTGAAATTCGAAAGCGGATGCACAGCCAGCGGGCGGATCACATAGCCCAGCGCCGGGCGCGTGAGCTCATCGGTTGCAGGCCAGGCGGTCCAGATCGCGCCTGCAGGCGGGTGCGCCGCAAGCACGCGCGCGGCGGTCTCGTGCAGCCTCACGAAGTGCGCGTAGGCAAGGTTGTCTTCATAGGGGAACGGGTAAGGAGGGTTCCAGAACCAGCTTGCGACCAGCACCGCTGCGCAACCGGCCACCCACCAGCCCGCCCGTGGCAGCTTCAAGATCAACTCCGCGGCGCCGAGATAGTACAGCGCCAGTGCCGGCAACAAATACCGCGCCAGCACCGCACCCCCGACGGCAGCGTGAAAGAGCAGGTAGACGCCGAGCACCAAAATCCACGCCACAGGCCAGGATTGCGCGGCACTTACTGGCGCCGTTTGCTTGCGCGTTCGCCACCAGGCGATGGCGGCGACCAGCGTTACGATGCCAGTGCCATCGTAAAACGCCAACTGCCAGATGCGCCGCACCAAAGACAGCGCCACCCGCGGCAGCGACACCGCCGTCGTCGATAGGTTATAGGCAAAGTACTGTGGGTTGCCGAACCAGTAGCCGGTGTGAGCGTGGTAGTAGAGATACCAGGCGGCAAGCGCCGCAATCGGGAAAAGGTAACGCAGCCCCTTGCGCCGGTCGTACAGCAACAGCACCGCAGGCACAATCACCGCGGTCTCTTTCATCAGGCAAGCCGCCACCAGCAAGCCGGCTTCGACCCACGGCCGACGCTGCTCGCGCGCCACCAGTGCCCACAAGATCAGCGCCGCCACCGGCAGATCGAGCTGGGCGAGCGAGCCTTGCGCAAACACCAGCGGTGCAACCGCCACCAGCAATGGCGGCACGAGCGCCGCGCGTGCCCCGAGACGCGCTTCCGCCAGCTTGTAGACGGCGCAGATGAGCGCCGCCGCCCAGGCAAGCATGGCCGCACGCGTGGCAAGAATATGAAAGCCCGCCAGTGTCCAGACCAGCGCCAGGTAGAGCGACAACAGCGGCGGATGCCCGTTGGCGAGCGTCGAGCGCGGAATCAGCCAGCCGTGCCGGAAGCAGTCCAGCGCGGCAAAAACGTAGTAGCCCGCCTCATCCCAGTAATAGGGCAGCCGCAGCAGCGGCGCATGTGCCCCGACCAGCGCCGCCCACACCCCCACCGGCGCCGCCCACCGCCGCCAAAGGCCGCCCCGCCGCTTGAGCCCGGAACTGACAAACTGATCTACTGATAAACGGATATACCCTTCTATTGCACGGCCCCGGGCAGGTTCAGCGGCTGCAGTTGCACCTCGCCAAAGGCTTTCTCGTAGCTGTCGAGGTGTGTCTTCAGCAGATGCAGCACCGCCTTGGCCTGCTGCGGGCTCAAATAGATGCCCTGGCTGAGATGGACCTCGACTTCATCGGCCGCCTTCTGCTCCAGCAGGCCGAACTGCAGCAGGAAGTCCCAGGTGGAGGGGCGGATTTGCACCGAGTTGGCGTAGACCTCGCGGTAATCGGCGTTTTGGGTGACGCGCACGCGCGGCGCATTGGCAGGAACACTCATCGGCTTACACTCCCAGGCGCTTCAGTTCTTCCTGATAATACTTGCGATAGAGGATCTCCCATTCGTCGGAGCCCTCGAGAATCCCTTTTTTCTGCGAGGTAATCTTGGCGCGCACCGCCTCATCCATTTTGGCCTCACCGGCGAACATCTGCTCCAGCAACCGCCGCACCGCGAGCCGCACGGTGTTGTGGTCCTGATGGAAACTCACCTCCGGCCGCGCCGCGAGCGCCTCCACCACCACGTGGGAGAGCTTGTTCACCTTGTCGCGCGAGATGCGCGGCTTTTCCTCCTCCCGTTCGACCCTCATAGCACCACCTTGTGCTTGCGCACCAGCTCGGCCTTGATCTTCTTGAAGGAATCGCCGTAGCTGGCGCCCAACTGCTGCATTTCTGCAGCGTGGGATTGCAGAATGGCGCGGGCCTCGTCGTTGATGCGGTCTTCGACGGTGAACTCCTCCAGCAGCGCCTTGTGGATAACTTCGGCCAGACCGCGTGCGTCCGGCGCCGAGATCAGCTTTTCCGCCTGCAGCCGCTCGGCGAGCGCGTGGGCGAGGTAGGTGGTGTATTCGCGGGCGATGCGCATGAGAGAACAGTTTACAGTTTACAGTTCACAGTTTACAGTTTTGCGAGCCGCGGCAGCAGGGGACGGTCGGCTTCCAGGAAATCGTAGGCCTCGAGCGATGTAGCCGCCTCCCAGCGGATGGCCGCGAAAACGCGGTTCTGCGGTTCCGCGGCCGGGGCCGCGACTGCGTAGAAGGCCAGCTCGACCGCCAACTCGCCATAGCGGTGCTGCAGGCGGGCTACGAGAGGACCGATTTGCTCCGGACCAATGCGCAGGGCCAGCTCTTCGGCCAGCTCGCGGGCTAAGGCTTCGGGCTCGGTTTCCCCCGCCTCCACCTTGCCGCCGGAAAACTCCCAGCGCAGCGGATGGCGGCCCGCGGCCGCGCGCTGGCAGATGAGGATTTTGCCATCCCGGCGCAGAATCGCCGCGACTACCTGAAGCGCCGGTTTTGCGCTACTCTGTTGACCTTGTGCGTCCACGGAAGATCTATCCGATGTGCCAGTTGTCGGCTGCTATTGGCCAGCGGTGCAGGGCCACACTGGAGACTTGGAACTGACAACTGAGAACTGACAACTGAGAACTTTTATGAAGCGATTCCCTGCCCTGCTCACCGCTCCTATAGTAATCGCTGCCGCGGCATTGCTTCTGGCCGCCAAGCCCGCACCGCCAAAATTCGGCAACGCCAACGCGATTACCATCCACGAGCTGGAGACCTACGATTACTTCCTCGCCTCCGACCAGTTGGAAGGCCGTAATACGCCTTCACGCGGCTACGATTTGGCGGCGCTGTACGTCGCCAGCCACCTGAGCGAATGGGGCCTCGCGCCGGGCGGCAGCACCTCTGGCACCCTGGGTCCGCTGCAGCCCTTTTTTTTGCCCATCGATCTGGCCTCCACCAACCCTGTGCCCCAGGCCATGCGCATGGCGATCACCCTGCCGGCTCCGGAGGGCAATAACGCCCGTCTGCTGCGCTTTTTCGGCGGCGCCGCGCCCCTGCCGGCGGGCACGCACGCGCTCGCCTACGGCCACGACTGGCTGGTTCCTGCCCCGCGCGGCCGCAACGCGCCGCCCCTCACCGGCGGCGATATCGCCAGTGCCCAGCTCATCTTTGCCGGCAACGGTTATGTCATGGGTGGCCACAACCCCTATCAGGGTCTCGATGTGCAGGGCAAAGTCATTGTCGTCGCCGGCCAGCCGCCCGCACTGTCGCGCTACCAGCATGATCTGATCGCCAGCTTTCTCACCCGCAGCGCGCGGCCGGAAGATCCCATGCGGCCGGGCGACCTGACGCCCGCTCAGTACGCCTCCCAGCACGGCGCCCTGGCGGTGATTTCCGCGCCCAGCTTCACCGAACTGAGCCAGATGGCGCAGCCTGGCGCCGGCACCCTGCGCTTCGGTCCCAACGGCCCCAACTATCGCGTGGCCAAGTTTCTAGCTCCAACAGGAGCTTCGGTTCCTCAGATTGTGGCTGGCTCCAGACTCATGGACGCGCTGTTTCAGGGCGAACGGCTGAGCGCCGAAGAAGTCATGGCGCAGGCCGGCTCGGGCAAGCTGCCCAGTTTCGCCCTGGCAACCGGCAAGACCCTCTCCGCCCACATCGCCGTCGCCACCACCCATAACCACACCGAAGATGTGATCGGCGTGCTCGAGGGTTCCGATCCGGTGCTCAAAAACCAGTACGTCATCATGAGCGCCCACCTCGACCACATCGGCCGGAGCGCCACCCCCAACTGCACCCAGCAGAATCCGGTGCTCGCCGCCGGCGATGCCACCGACTTCGGACTGACCATGGCCGCCGATCAGCACGACTGCGATGGCATCAATAACGGCGGCGACGACGACGGCTCCGGCTCGACCGGCCTGCTGGGCATCGCCCACGCCTTTGCCACCGGCGCCGCGCGCGGCCTGCGCCCCAAACGCACTATGATTTTTCTCTGGAATGCGGGCGAGGAAAAAGGCCTGTGGGGTTCGCAGTACTTCGTCGAGTTCCCGCCCATCGATTTGAGCAAGGTGGTCGTGGACCTGAACATGGACATGATCGGCCGCACCCGTCCGCCCGGCTACGTCGATCCGCCCCATTACCGTCTGGTGGCGCCGCACGAGGCCTTTATCGTCGGCCCCGATATTTCCAGCGACGCGCTCGAACACACCATCGAGCAGGTCAACAACGACTTTCAGAAGCTCGACCTGAACCATTTCTACGACGTTACTGCCCCCGACGCCGCCCATGACAACCTCGGCCCCGGTCCGCGCGGCCAGCGCATCTTCTACCGCAGCGATCACTACAACTTCGCCAAGATGGGTATCCCCATCGCCTTCTTCACCGATGGCTTGCATGTGGACTATCACCGCGTCACCGACTCGCCGGTGAAGGTCGACTACACCGAAATCCAGCAGGTGGCCCAAACCGTCGCCGCCACGGCCTGGACCATCGGCAACGAAGCCACGAGCGCCCTGCCCAAGTTGAACGCCCACCTGCCGCAGCAGTTGATCCGCGATATGGCACAGGTGAAGCGCGCCGGCTGGGGCCAGCGTACGCCCGTGCTCGCGCCCCTGCCAGGGGAACCGTTCTAAAAAAGTTCACAGTTTTCAGTTGAGCCGGGCACCTGACAGCTATTGGGGAGGCGCGGGGGTAAAGCTACCGAGCACCACGGCGCGGCGGGCGCCGGTCACCGCCGGCAGGTTCGCCGGCACGCCGCGCAGATGGGCGGCGCCCAGCATCGCAAACGCCATCGCCTCGCGGAACTGGGAGGGCACACCGAACTCCTCCGAGCGGAGAAAGCGGGCCTGCGGCGCCGCCTCCTTCAGCGCGGCCATCAGCGCCCGGTTGCGCGTGCCCCCGCCTGCGGCGATCACTTCGGTGGCTTCTTGCGGCAGATGCCGGGCCACGGTATGGGCCGTTAGCGCGACCAGCGTGGCCATCAGGTCGTGCCGATTGAACCGCGGAAAGCGGCGGCGAATCCCGGCCACATATGCGGCGCCAAACTGCTCGCGGCCACAGGACTTTGGCGGCTGGCGGCGGAAATAGGGGTGCTGCAATAGTGCCTGTAGCAGCTCCGGCTGCACCCGGCCTAGCACCGCGTAATCCCCATTTTTGTCATAGGCTTGCCGTCCATTTGATATCTGCTGCATGAAGGCATCGAGCGCCATATTCCCTGGCCCCGTGTCAAAACCCCGAATGCCCGCCGGCTCGCCGCCCGCGGGCAGGAACGTCAGGTTGGCGATGCCCCCCAGGTTCAACACCACACGCGGCCGAGTGGGGTGCGCGAACAGCTTGCCATCCGACCAGGGCACAAGCGGCGCTCCTTCCCCGCCCTGGGCAATGTCGGCCGCACGGAAGTCGCTGATCACCGCCGCGCCCGCGAGCGCCGCGACCATGGCCGCATCCCCCAACTGCAGCGTCGCCCGCCGGCCCGCGTGGAAAACGGTCTGGCCATGCGATGCAACCGCGTTCAGCGAGCTGAGGTCGCAGGCTCGCACCGCACGCCCGATCCGCCGTCCCAGCGCTCCATGCAACGCGGCAATTTCCGAGGTTGTGGCCTGGTCGCCCGCGGCCGCCAGAATCGCCTGCCGTTCGCTCCGGCTATAGGCGGCATGATGGGTCGCCTCCAGCCACCAGCGCCAGGCAGGACTGATGCGCATCACGGCGACATCGATGCCGTCCGCCGACGTGCCCGACATCACCCCCGCGATACGGAGGGATTTCACGCGAGCGCGGCCTTGAGTTCGGCAATCAGATTGAGCGCTTCGAGCGGCGTCAGCGTGTCGGGGTTGACCGCCGCCAGGCGATCGGCAATCTTCTGCGCCTGCGGGGTAAACAGCGTGAGCTGCATCTCCCCCGCCGCGCCTGCCGCCGGACGCGGCGCCTCGTGCTCACGCAGTACGGCGCGGGCGCGCTCGATCACCGCGCGCGGCAGCCCGGCCAGCCGCGCGACTTCAATGCCATAGCTGCGGCTGGCCTCGCCGGCTTCGACCTTGCGCAAAAACACGATGCCATCCTTGCTCTCGCGCACCGCTACCTGGGCGTTGCGCAACCCCGGAAGCTGAGCCGCCAGCGCCGTCAACTCGTGGTAGTGGGTGGCAAACAGCGTCAAGGCGCGGGTGTGATCGTGCAGATGCTCGACCATCGCCCAGGCCAGCGCCAGCCCGTCGTAGGTCGAGGTGCCGCGGCCAATCTCATCGAGGATCACCAGCGAGCGCGTCGTCGCTTGATTCAGAATCACTGCCGCCTCGGTCATCTCCACCATGAACGTCGAGCGCCCGCGCGCCAGATTGTCGCTCGCCCCGATGCGGGTAAAAATCCGGTCCACCAGCGGAATGCGGGCGGAGGAAGCCGGCACAAAGCTGCCCATGTGCGCCATCAGCACAATCAGCGCCGCCTGCCGCAGATAGGTCGACTTGCCTCCCATATTAGGCCCGGTCACCAGCAGCAGCCGCTGGGCGTCCGGGGCGAGCGCCAGGCTATTGGGCACAAACGTCTCGGCATTCCCCTGCATGAGCCGCTCCACCACGGGATGCCGCCCTTCGAGTATTTCCAGGATCCCCTCGGCGGTCATCTCCGGTCGGCAGTAGGTGCGCTCCTGGGCCAAATGCGCGAAGCTAGCCAGCACATCGATCTCCGCAATCGCCGCCGCATCCTGCCGGATCGCCCCGGCATTTTCCGCCGCCTGCCGCCGCAGCCCTAGAAACAACTCCAGCTCCAGCGCTCGCGACCGCTCTTCCGCCGACAAGATCTTCCGCTCCAACTCCTTGAGCTCGGCCGTAGTGAAGCGCTCGGCATTGACCAGCGTCTGCTTGCGCTCATAATCGGGGGGTACGAGGCGCAAATTGGCTTTCGAAACTTCGATATAGTAGCCAAAAATATTGTTAAAGCGGATCTTTAAGGAACCAATCGTAGTCCGCTCCCGCTCCCGCGCTTCAATGGCGGCAATAGCGGTCTTGGCGCCATGCGCCAGCGCCCGCAGCTCGTCGAGCTCGGCGTTGATGCCGGCCCGGATATAACCCCCCTCGGCAAGCGTCGCCGGCGGAGCCTCGACCAGGTGCGCCCCAACCGCCGCCCGCAGCGCATCGCAGGCATCGAGTCTTGCCGCCAGTTCGCCCAGCCTGCCAGCACCGTCGCTCCCAGCACCCTTCCCGCCTCCCGCTGCCCCCTCGTCTCCTCTGACCCCTGGCCTCTGGCCCCTGAGCCCTTCCTTCACTTCCGGCACCCGGTCCAGCGAGGCGGCGAGCGCCAGCAGATCGCGTGGCAGGGCGGTATCGAGCGCCACCCGCGCCAGCAGCCGTTCCAGATCCTGAATCCCGCCGAGCGTTTCCCGCAGCTTTTCCCTCTGGCTCCATTCGGCTACTAGCGCGGCCACGGCTTCGTGCCGCGCCCGGATCTCCACTAGCTCCCCGCTCGGCGCCAGCATCCACTGCCGCAGCAACCGCTTGCCCATGGGCGTGCAGGTCGCATCCAGCACCGCCCGTAAAGTGGAGGCCCCGTCGCCCTGAAACTGCGGCTCGACCAGCTCGAGGTTTCTGGCGCTCACCGCATCGATCACAAGGCCCTGCTGGCGCTCATAAAACCCCAGCCGGTCGATGTGGGCGAGCGTGCTGCGCTGCGTCTCTTTCACGTAATGCACAATCGCCCCGGCCGCAGCTTGTGCCCACGGCCGCCCGCTGAGCCCGAAGCCTTCGAGCGACAACACCCCAAAGTGGCTCTCCAGCACGCCCTGCGCAAAGGCGGGTTCCAGAATCCAGGGCTCCAGCGGAGTCAGCGTCGCAGCCGCGGCAGCATCCGCAGGCGCGGCGGCAAATAGCGGCGCCTCCGGCGCCGCATAGAGAATCTCGCGCGGCCGCCAGCGCGCCTGCTCTTCCGCTACCCGGCTCGCCGCCACCGTACCGTCAAATTCGGTGGCATGGAATTCGCCGGTTGAGACATCGACTACCGCCCAGCCCACCGTGTTTCCCTCGGGCGAGCGGGCCAGTGCCGCGAGATAACGGTTGTCCGCCTCCGGCAGCGCAAACGCCACCGTGCCCGGCGTCAACACCCGTGTGACTTCCCTTCTGACCAAGGTCTTGGTCAGCTTGGGGTCTTCCATCTGCTCGCACAGCGCTACTTTATACCCCTGCTGAACCAGCCGTGCGATATAGGTTTCCGCCGCATGCCAGGGCACCCCGCACATGGGGATGGGTGCGCCCTTTTCCTTATTGCGGCTGGTGAGCGTGATGTCGAGCACTGCCGCCGCGGTCTTGGCGTCCTCGTAGAACAACTCGTAGAAATCGCCGAGGCGAAACAGCAGCAACGCCTCGGGATGCTGCCGCTTGGCCGCCAGGTACTGCCGCATCACCGGGGTTGCCGTTTCAAGAGCCGCCGACGCCATAGATCTACGATGTAGTTTACCCCTGTCCGGGTGGGACCCCGTCCGGCATAAAAAAATGGCCGCGGCGGGCGCCGCAGCCGTCCTGTCAGCAGGCGCTCAGCGCACTTGCCGAAACGACGAAGTGACATTCAACTCCTCCCCTGGAATATCCATGCTCCGCGCCCGGGTGCCGCGCCCTCCCACGCGTCGGGAACCGCATGGCCCGCACGCCGCCCCTCTGCACGCTCCTGCTCCACTCTCTCAAGGACCAATCTGGATCACATCACCCTGAACCATCCCGAATTGCTACAATTCCTAGGCATCTACCTGCCACCAAAAATGCGGGCCGTAGCGCAGAAGCGCTACGGCCCATACTTCTCGTTTGGATGGATTCTACCAGCGCACCAACAGCCCGACCTCGACGGCGCGCGCATTGAGCTGGTTCCCGTAAATTACGCCGAAACTGCTGGGTGAGTTGATGTCGTTAAAGTTATCCGAGGAAGAAAAGTGGTTGAAGACGTTGGTGGCTTGCGCGTTCAATACCGTCGAAAAGCGCTCCGACAACGCCAGGTCCTTGGTCACCGAAAAATCTACGTCGGTTTCGCTCAAGCCAGGGAAGTTGTTGCCTTCCGCTCCCGTGGTGTCCTGACCCAGTACAATTGGCCGGAATTCGGCCTTAATGGCCGCCGGATCCGCCCAGCGGTCCATGCCCGTCCCGCCCTGCGCCGGGTTCGCCTGTCCGTAGGTGGAGTTCCGGACAATACCGCTGCCGCCGGTATAGCCCGTGGTGAGAATCGCAGCTTCCTCCGTGTACGCCCCGATACAGTTGCTCTCCCCGAAGGAACCGCATTGGGAACCGTTAATGACCTGGGAGATGCCGCCGTTCAGAGAGTAATAGTTGGCGCCGATCCGCTGCCAGGTAATGATCGGCGCAAGCGACCAGCCGTGCGCAAGATGCTGCCAGAATGTGCTCTGACTCTTGGCCCCCGGTGACCAGACAAAGTAGGCGTTGTACGCCAGCGGAGTCTGGTTTTCCTGCGGGCCGTACATGGCGTGCATATTGAACGCGTCGGTGACGGTGTATTCGCTATTGAGCTGCTCGACCTGGCCCGTACCCATGGACCTGGCCCAGGTGAAATTGGAGGCTCCAGTAAGGCCATGGAAATTCCGGAAGTTCAATGTCCAGATGAACGCATTGTAGTTGCCCCAGCCCACCGAATCGTTGTCGAAGACATCCGCGAGCTGCCCGCCCCCGCTGATGAGACCGTTGGCAGGGCAGCCCGGCTGGGAAGCCGGGTTGCAGGTCGTAGGCGCATTCATGTTCGTCCGCCCGAATGTCCAGGAGGGAGAAGACTGCAGGTCCTGCCACAAATTGAACACCGTGTTCCCGTTGACCGGGTCAATGTTGTCGGCTGCGGCTGGCCCTTCGTTTTCGGCCACCGCCAGCGCGCAGTCACCGGCTGCGCGGCAATAGGCGGAGTTGTTGCCCCCCAAAGCGGCGGTGAAAAACGGCGATGCGGTGACGCGATCGTAGGGATTGGCGTCGTTCTGCCCTGCGCCAATCTGGTTGAACAGCGTGGCAAACGCCTGCTGGAACTGCTGGCCGCCGGCCGTTAGCATATAGGGCACCACATCCAGATTGGTTTCCTGGTATTCGTTGCGGATGATGCGGCCGGTGTAGCCGAGCATGGTGGTCAAGCTCGGTGTGAGCTGGCGTTGGAAGGTTAGATCAAACTCATCGGACCGGTTCGGACGGAAGTAGGGATCCAGGAAATCACCGTTCCCTGCCGAGGGGTTGGGCACGCCGTTCTGCAATTCGCCTGAGAAATATGGTTGCGGCAGCGTGGGCGTGGGTGCCTGCCCCAGCGGCGCCGTCATGCCGTTGTAGCCATCGGCTGCGGGCCCGATGCGGAAGGCATCGGTCGGATCCACGCCGCTGGAGCCCAGGCACTGTCCGCTCCCCGAGGCGCCGATGCATTCCACCGGCTGTCCCAGTCCGGTCCCGAGCAAGGGCACCAGCACCAGATCCACGCCGTTGAGACGCCCGTAGATGCGCGACCAGCCGCCGCGCAGCACGGCCTTGTTCCCGCCAAAAATCGCTCCCAGAAAACCGCCTTGGATATTGGGATTCCACGCCAGCGCCAAGCGGGGCGAAAAACCGGCGTAGAAAGGATGGTAGGGGTATTTCAGCCCGCCGCCTACGTTGCCGACCGTAGCCCAGCCAATCTTGGGGTTGTAGATCTGGCCGCCCAGCGCCGCACGTTCTTGCGAGGCCAGATAGTTGTTGACATCGAGCGGGCTCCCAGCAGCATCCACCAGTGCTACCTGCTTGCCATGATCCTCCCTGGGGGGTAACTCGACGGTGTAGCCGGCGCCGAAATCCACCGTCAGGCTTGGCCGCACGTGCCAGGCGTCGGAAAAATAAACGTTGTACATAGGGATATAGCTGTTGTCGAACATAGGCGTGCCCAGCGGCTGCAGTCCCAGGTTCGCGCCCGAACGGGTGTACAGCGTCTGTGGCTGACTTACCATGCCCAGCGTCTCCGCATAGTACTGGTTGAAGGTCCCCTTGTCGGCGCCGGCGCCGAAGTCTGTGGGGAGATAATCGAAGCGGATGCCTGGACCGTTGGTGACCTGATAGACGGTGTTGGCCATGATACCGCCGCCGTTGTCATTGCGCTGGTGGTAGTCCCACTGATCCGTAAACCGCCCGCCGAACTGGAACAGATGGTTGCCATGCAGGATGCTGACGTCGTCCTTGAACGTGTTTCCGACTCCGTCCCACACGCGCGTGCGCACGGCCTGCGTATCCACGTTGTAGGGAATCAGCGCGTTGGAGCTTTCGCCGCCGACTTCGAGCGCGCCCCCTAAAGCCGGAAAGCCGCTGAGCGGCGTGGGTTTCAGATACGAGCCGGCCCACTGCCAGAAATTGCGCAAGTACGAATAGTTGAACGTATTCGTCACATTCGAGCTTATGTTGGTAGTGAATTGCGCCGTCCACATCGAAGGCAGTTGCGGGCGCTGGCTGCTCGTCGCGGGCACGCCAAAGGTATCGCCGGGGATGCCGCCGCCGATATCGTGCTGCGCGTTGGGATCCAGCCGGACGAGACTGAAAAAGTGGTAGGTCAGCGTAAAGTGGGTTTTTGCGCCAAAGTCGTGATCGATGCGGGTCACGAAGAAATTGGTATTCTGGGCGGCCGGAATATTACCCGTGAAGCCTTGCGTGTTGAAGTGGTCACCCGCATGGCTGTTGTTGGCCGTGGGCATGTACTGCTTCCACAACTGCGCGACTACCGGGTTAATCCCCAGCTTCTCAGGATCGCAGGGAACGGCGCCCGCGCCATTCGCCGTGCAGCTCGCCGGTGCATAGGCGACATTGTTGACGGTGACCGTATTCGGGTTCAGGTTGTAGAAGCCGACCGAGTGCGACGCGTCGGCACAGTCGGCAGCTCCCGCAGCCCCCGCACTGCCGCATACAGCTTCCGTGTTGCCGCTGCCGTTGTCGGCCGCAATGACCCCGGCCCGCAGCGTGGCTGTGGGCGTGTTACGCGTGAAGGTCGGTGACTGGGGATAGCGCAGGCCCTCAAATAAACCGTACAAGTAGGTCTTTCCACCCAGCCAGTCCGGTAACAGTCGGCCGCCCAGCGAGACCCCGAAACGATTCCGGTGTTTTTTGGCCCGCGGAATC of Acidobacteriota bacterium contains these proteins:
- a CDS encoding type II toxin-antitoxin system VapC family toxin — its product is MGGAPARSRHRKGPRAPSGGYRVAHSWRRPMKDFVLDSWALLCWLHNEPAAGAVEELWQGAGSGICALHMCILNLGEVFYITVRRRGWPAAEHIDAYVRSRVHIHAVPNDLVLRAASLKASHPISYADAFAAVTALEMDAPLVTGDPEIRAMARTVPQLQLHWLEN
- a CDS encoding DUF3467 domain-containing protein, with the protein product MSVPANAPRVRVTQNADYREVYANSVQIRPSTWDFLLQFGLLEQKAADEVEVHLSQGIYLSPQQAKAVLHLLKTHLDSYEKAFGEVQLQPLNLPGAVQ
- a CDS encoding DUF507 family protein: MRVEREEEKPRISRDKVNKLSHVVVEALAARPEVSFHQDHNTVRLAVRRLLEQMFAGEAKMDEAVRAKITSQKKGILEGSDEWEILYRKYYQEELKRLGV
- a CDS encoding DUF507 family protein, with the protein product MRIAREYTTYLAHALAERLQAEKLISAPDARGLAEVIHKALLEEFTVEDRINDEARAILQSHAAEMQQLGASYGDSFKKIKAELVRKHKVVL
- a CDS encoding (deoxy)nucleoside triphosphate pyrophosphohydrolase, which codes for MDAQGQQSSAKPALQVVAAILRRDGKILICQRAAAGRHPLRWEFSGGKVEAGETEPEALARELAEELALRIGPEQIGPLVARLQHRYGELAVELAFYAVAAPAAEPQNRVFAAIRWEAATSLEAYDFLEADRPLLPRLAKL
- a CDS encoding M28 family peptidase, coding for MKRFPALLTAPIVIAAAALLLAAKPAPPKFGNANAITIHELETYDYFLASDQLEGRNTPSRGYDLAALYVASHLSEWGLAPGGSTSGTLGPLQPFFLPIDLASTNPVPQAMRMAITLPAPEGNNARLLRFFGGAAPLPAGTHALAYGHDWLVPAPRGRNAPPLTGGDIASAQLIFAGNGYVMGGHNPYQGLDVQGKVIVVAGQPPALSRYQHDLIASFLTRSARPEDPMRPGDLTPAQYASQHGALAVISAPSFTELSQMAQPGAGTLRFGPNGPNYRVAKFLAPTGASVPQIVAGSRLMDALFQGERLSAEEVMAQAGSGKLPSFALATGKTLSAHIAVATTHNHTEDVIGVLEGSDPVLKNQYVIMSAHLDHIGRSATPNCTQQNPVLAAGDATDFGLTMAADQHDCDGINNGGDDDGSGSTGLLGIAHAFATGAARGLRPKRTMIFLWNAGEEKGLWGSQYFVEFPPIDLSKVVVDLNMDMIGRTRPPGYVDPPHYRLVAPHEAFIVGPDISSDALEHTIEQVNNDFQKLDLNHFYDVTAPDAAHDNLGPGPRGQRIFYRSDHYNFAKMGIPIAFFTDGLHVDYHRVTDSPVKVDYTEIQQVAQTVAATAWTIGNEATSALPKLNAHLPQQLIRDMAQVKRAGWGQRTPVLAPLPGEPF
- a CDS encoding anhydro-N-acetylmuramic acid kinase; the encoded protein is MKSLRIAGVMSGTSADGIDVAVMRISPAWRWWLEATHHAAYSRSERQAILAAAGDQATTSEIAALHGALGRRIGRAVRACDLSSLNAVASHGQTVFHAGRRATLQLGDAAMVAALAGAAVISDFRAADIAQGGEGAPLVPWSDGKLFAHPTRPRVVLNLGGIANLTFLPAGGEPAGIRGFDTGPGNMALDAFMQQISNGRQAYDKNGDYAVLGRVQPELLQALLQHPYFRRQPPKSCGREQFGAAYVAGIRRRFPRFNRHDLMATLVALTAHTVARHLPQEATEVIAAGGGTRNRALMAALKEAAPQARFLRSEEFGVPSQFREAMAFAMLGAAHLRGVPANLPAVTGARRAVVLGSFTPAPPQ